CGACGAAAACGGCGTTGTCGGTCGACGTCATTCCGACGTTCGTGTGGCTGTGGATGTTGTTGGACCACACGCCGATGGTGCGGTCGATGATCCGGTCGCTGACACGCACGTTCTCGCTCCACGTGACTCCCTGGTCACTGGAGGAGGCGTAGTACACATCGTTGTACCCGCCGGCGTTACCGACCTCTCCCTCGCCCTCCGGCACCGGGCTGTTGCGAAAGTCGTACCAGGCGACGTCCACACGACCGTTGGGTGCGATCGATATACCCGGGTCGTACTGCTGTACGCCCACCCGATCGTCGTTGATCCGCCGCCTTTCGCTCCACGTGTCACCACCGTCGGTGGAGACACGGACGAACACGTCGGCGTCCGCATCGGGGCGGCTGGCGCGCGGATCCGGATGGCCGTACCAGACCGCGTACAACGTCCCAGTGCTCGGGTCGGCTGCGAGCAGCTGCTTGCGCATGAAGCTGAAGCCTGCGTTGCCCTCGTCGATGACCCGCACCTCGTCGAAGGTCCGCCCGTAGTCCACCGACCGGGAGTAGTACAGGGGCCGGACGAGAGGCTCGTCGGGGCGCGGGTCGGCGAACCCGCTGGACGGGAAAATCACGTGCACCGTGCCGTCGGGGCCAACGGCCGGCCGCGGCTGGTACCCGCCGTGCTCCTCGTCGTTGCTGAG
The window above is part of the Actinomycetota bacterium genome. Proteins encoded here:
- a CDS encoding glycoside hydrolase, with the translated sequence MNGGRTWYPGGSPMLDPHTDCSGVAINGPYATLVFDREGVLYVALVANDPKFNHLERADRPRHVFLARSSDGGRSFDTSMVYEAPEGVTKDPRTNNQRPMVVVDPSDPTHVYVSWLQRGVDTGHKALIAASDDGGRTFAEPVQLSNDEEHGGYQPRPAVGPDGTVHVIFPSSGFADPRPDEPLVRPLYYSRSVDYGRTFDEVRVIDEGNAGFSFMRKQLLAADPSTGTLYAVWYGHPDPRASRPDADADVFVRVSTDGGDTWSERRRINDDRVGVQQYDPGISIAPNGRVDVAWYDFRNSPVPEGEGEVGNAGGYNDVYYASSSDQGVTWSENVRVSDRIIDRTIGVWSNNIHSHTNVGMTSTDNAVFVAWQDTRNGNERTQAEDIYFASILLDGPNRTSVVSAASFDVPLWAVVATSLAVGLGVAMLVAAVLLRRVGPRDARLETTTRASG